The Daphnia magna isolate NIES linkage group LG6, ASM2063170v1.1, whole genome shotgun sequence genome segment AACAATCATGCGTTAACGATATTATGCGAAATGTGGGAGAACATGCCTTATAATACTTGCGGATTATTCTTCTGCATGTAAAACGTGGCCAAAGTAATGATTTTTCCTGTTCCAGGTATTGCGGCGTATACAGCCCACCATCGCTGCATCACTACTcgaaatttgtgtttttaccTTATTGACTCTTTAATCTTAATGAATGCAAATAGTATTTCTATCATTTACAATGAAGGTGAGATTACCTGTTCCGGTGAAAAATCCGAGGAAAAGTACCTACATTATTTGTAATAAACTTGCTACTGAAATCAAATGGACACGTAATAAATTatggaaaagaagaattgaTACCACAGGGATACTATCGGCGTACTTGGCACAGCAAAGAGCAATTTTTTCAAACGTCCTATTTTTTGTTAAGTTTCCTTTTGGCATATTATTTGGCTTTAAAATAGGATGATATGTGAACAATACCTTTGGTCTTCTTCGTTGAGTGCTAATTTGTACATCAGTCCTAATGCTATATAAGTCACGAAATACATCAAGACTTGACGCCATAAAATCTTATAGATGCTTCCTTGCCATCTGTTGAAATGCAAAAACAGTTAAAACTTCAACGTGCGCGTCTACAGAAAGCTCCGTTAAAAcccacacacacgcacacacacatggATTTTTGGGCGACAAAGCGCTGAATCATTGTCGTAGGGTTAAAGTGAAGTTGTGTAcacatgaaaaagaaaaaggccgcACCTACACTTAAAAGAAAATCTCAAAAAATGTTGCAGCAATCTACACATAATTGAATGCGAAATTATCTCATTTTGAGTGACAGTTTACGTGCTGTCATCTTATCTACAAAAATGGAGGATACAATCAAGCCAACTCTTGAATTAAGTGGGGCGAAGGGAAAGGTAGTTGACGTGTTGCATTTCTCATTAACAGCAGATTGCGCTTAAGTGGTACGAAGataaaacgaaagaaagaaactttCTTCggacggagaaaaaaaaaacagttggaCGACACAAGTGTGTAATTGCCCTTTGCGTCGTGTTTAAACGTAGCCCCAAGGATAAACGGCATAGCGGAACGGAAAAGAATTTAATGTATCTATTATACTATTTAGGGGCAGCATGACGAACGTATGTAGATCTTCGtttgaattttcaaattgGGGAAGAACAGCGGAATTCGAAATAGTACTAGATCAGCTTAAATTTATCTAAATTTGTAATTTAACGAAATTCGCTTTAAAACCATTTCTGTTGTTGCGAATACGTCCGAACGCATGGAAAATGATTTACAAATAGAGGAATCAAATAGTAAATCAATGCCAAACTAAAAGAGGTATGTTACCTGAACAGTAAACTGCAAGTTTGACACATTTGCTTGACGGAAGCCATATCATCGTAATAGTTGACCATGATGTTTGAACTATCCTGAAAAAGCGCACAATTATAGAGATGACTGGCGGGGAATTGTTGGGGGGTAAGGCCAACAGTGGCGAATGTTAGCACGACTGACGAAGACGTGATGCTGGAACCGGGTAGATGAAGAAACAGACTAGCCAGTTGGGCGATTCCACTCGGCCCACGAAATAAGAAAACCGCCGCCTTCAGGCCATGAACTTGAGTCTCATTGTAGACGCGGCTTGTTGACCCACCATGCCATTGTGAttttaagaaacaaaatgattAAGTACACGACCCAGAGATATTTAAAATCTTGTGGTAAGTGTTGCGTCTAAACGCACGTTGCGTGCAGCAAATCGTGGGAAGCAGAAGAAGTGTTTAACGCAGTTGGTCAATGAAGAAGTATTTGTGTTAGAGCCCTTAAATACCATGGTGCTGAATTCAACACAGTAAACTAGGCAATcctcttattttttgttaaatcgCATTGCTTTAGCAGCAATTAAGTTTGCCGAGGAACACTAGCGACACTCGGGGAAAAAACTGTACACATGCCTTGATAAATGAGTTATTCATTAGATTGCAATATGGAGGATGGGCGTGAAGCGTGAACTTGAAAAGTGACAATCCCATCCCATACATATTTCAGCTATTGGTCCGTAATCTTGAGAGGTTTTATCATTGATAATACTGCCTAAAGTCACGCGCCCTCGTCTGCGTTTCGGAGCCGAACAAGCAAAACTCCCAACCAAACTTTTGTCGCATTGCTGGAGGCGCGTCTCACGATTAGAAATTAGGAGAAGAAAAAGCACGTTTTCCTTTACGCAATAAGTTATTAATCACGACGAGTCACGTTAAAAGCTGATTGAACAAAGTTTTCCCTTAAAAGGATggtggagaaaaagaaacgccCGACAAAGATACGCCACTTGTCTACTTCAAGCCAgttattaaaaaacaaaacaaaaatgatgatAAACTGAACGTGAAGTTACATTTTTGTACTCGATTCCCGTTATTAAAGAATGATTCAGAAACGAAAAATCCCATCCGTTGCGCAAATCAATTGTGCAAGTCATCAAGTGTGATCGTACCATTATCCATCTTTGCATTGCTTGTAAGATGGCGATACTTTTAAGCGGCATTCAAAAAGTTCCATGTGCTAACAATTGCGGTGATTCCATCGAGCCATTTTTAGATGATAAGATGGAACGCTCGCAAGCCTTTTATTTGTTCCCCTTCAAATTCTTATTATcgctatgaaaaaaaaatcaacgtaTTACGGGTGTAAATTTCAGAATTGACACCTGGTAGATGTGCCTGGCTGCAGGCCTGTTTTTATCACCTCTGGTATAGCGACTAGTGAACACGATTATCATAAGCGATGATGTGCAGACACGTGATACGACTGCACGAAGCATATCACTGAAATGGTAGATTTATATGCGAACCGGTGAAAGGCATGCCATTCAATGAACGTGGTTAGCTAAGTCTAGACAGAAAGGGAGAGACGTGCTCTTAGCGAATGCGGTGTACGTACGAATTGTACAGCGTCCAGATTTCGAATGTGGGGAAAATGCTATCGAACCAAATTTCATACGAATGTGAGGCTTTGCCACAATATAGTACTTGGTCCACCTCAGTTGAATTTTAATCCAAAGGGGGTAACCAAATTTCTATATTGGCACCTCCAAGTAGTTTAAAACTCACTGAGAAAGGACATATCGCCGCAAATTTAATCACAAAAGGCAATTTGGAGTTCCTTCTTGGTGGTCGCCACTGTCTGCCCTTAATTACACACTGACCAGATTCATTTTTTACATAGACCTGAAAAAAATCTTCCGGAAGGGAGTAGACACGGGGGTAGACTGCGTAAATCGAATTCACTTTCACGCAGCGACGAGCACATAAAGTGTCAAACTTTTACGAGAAAAGTAAAACTAACATCGCAGTCATCAAACCCATCCTACATCGGCAGGTTTttaaacacataaaaaaaaatacctgatTTCAGACTGGAATAACTGATGGCCCCCATTCTGGTGAAACAAAAGATCAGGGCGTATCGATGTGTGCAGTGGTAATCTACGTGCTCGGCATAGAAGGGGAACCTTTTCTGTCATTAATGACGACTAACTCGGACGGAGAAACGTGCATGCCTCGCGCGCTCTTGAAGAACAAGTTcgtttgaaagaaagaaaccaattttattcaaaaaagaatagtTATGGTGGCAACCAGCAATTATTGAGATACTTATCTTGCAGGAagtaaccaaaaaaaaaatttgatttatcCGATTTTGGGTTTTGCTCATGAATATGATTGGAGCCTTCTGTAGTCGATCTTTTCAAGATGAACCAATGGCCGCAGTTGTTCGGCAAACACTTTAATTTCATCGGCAACAGCATCTTGTCCGCTTGGGGCCAAAAGAGAAAGCTCGACTAAGTAACTACCAGTCATTGCTTCCAGACTATCTGGCGATTTGGCCTGACCCATCTGCCAAACAATAAAGAGAGAAATGTTATCCAGTTAAACAATGCAAGTGTAACAGTAGCTTTAAAATGCATTACTCGGAATATTTTAGACATGGTCACTTTCATCCGTCCCTTTCTGAAAAGATATCCTTTTAGAACGTATTCGAATTCGATTCGGCAGCCAAGTTCAGATAAAAATTCTACAACATTGGGTGTGCAGGCGATGTCAATGCAACTTCTTAAAACAGTAGGCTGGTTCTTTTCACCTGGAGTGAAATAAAGTATTAAATAAACTATTCAAGATAACAAGTTATTAGTTTAGTGTGAGCACTTCAGTCAATTCTTAATACAACTTAAGCTTACAGATAAGGTTacactttccattaccacTATCAATCAACAAGTTATAAGTAGCAAAATATACCAAGTTCAGGTTGTCCTAAGTATCTTAATTGCCATGGATACTCGGGATGATCCAGAGCTCGACGCACACGTAACAAAAAAGACTGCTGCTGCTGGGGAGTGCCCCCCGGACTACTGGCTTCTGTTGTTGAAATAGATGATTGGATGGTAATTTCAAACATCATTGgtgaatgaaaaatatttatatactTAAGCTGAAACACATTTCATGGTCATGAAATGTTTCTGGTCCTGTTTCTGCAGCGTCACATAACCCTATtgtaaatatataaatataaatatatgtgTTAAAATAGTTGAAACATGAAAATCATTAGACAATTCTAATGAAGACTTTTACCGCGCAATCGGTTATGCAGTACTTCAGCTGACGAGTCGATAACACTTCCTTGGAGTAAGTACTCTTGGTTAGGAATGATATTGCTCCGTAATGCAGAGGTAAGCATGTCGATGGCGGATATGGGATTTTGATTGCTGGCCATTTTCTACTTGCAACGTAAAATGCCTTTTTGATATTTCAATCAGTAATCCTTTTATGTGTGGAAACAACGCTATATTATGTTAGGAACGCaactttttttaaacgattgacccaacagcagacgacaatCTAGACTTTCGGAACCCTTTTCAGAGACACCTGGCGGTACTAATTAAAACCTTTGACAGAAAGACAATTTTAACTTGATAGCTAAAAACAATACTGCCATTTAAATCAATTCGGTTGAAGTATACGATGATAATAAcaggaaattttaaaaacgtgTGTTTAAAAATTACTGTGAATACTGACGAAAATAAACCATTGGTATAAAACGTATTTATAGCGATTGACGCATTTTTTGCAACAGACGGCTACGTAGAAATTCCGAAATCTTGAAAATCTGGATCagaaagaaaactattttGAGAAAAACGAGCATTTACGTCAAAGGCCAGTTTGAACCAGTGGGGTCAGGTTTTAAGTATGTTCCCTTTTTGTCTGAAAATGATTCCTTACAGAATTCAGATAAGAATTCGGCAGTTCACATCAGTTTTATGACGTTGACGATGCCAACTCGTAGCACGTGTAGCTGTAGCTCCCAAGAAACGAGATAAAAATAGTtgggaaaaataaacaagCAGAAATCTACAAACCTAATATCTTGATTccaacgaaataaaaataagctTACACGCCGAGCTGCCGTGTGACGGAATAATAACATTGTTACCTGAAATGAGGATTTCACAGTTTACGAGCAAAGGCTCAGTTGAATGCTATTACAATGTCCTCCATTATTTGAGCTACGCTTTCGCACGGCGACGAAaataacgaaagaaaaaaaacagcattCGAGATAGTTGGCATGTGCTTGTGGCGTGGGTGTACATTCTAGAAACATGGGAAGAAAAGAACCCTCAAGGAACTCTTATTCCCAGATTCCAATTCGATTAATGATGGGGAAAAATCAAGTTGCAATCAAAATTAAGAATATGCAGCTGTACGACTGTTCCAACCAATTATAGTAAATGAGTTTTATGGGCGCCATTATACCTGCAAAATGGTGGACGCATAAGTTCGCTCTTACCGAAAGCGATTGGGCATGACAATTCGTTTAATTTATTCTTCTTCCGTGTAACGATCTATTTGATAGTTTTAGTCGAAGGTTAAACGTCAAGAGCAAAGAAAGGCAGGTGACCTTGAAGAGTCGTGATTGCCCAGTCATCCACTTCTTCTTATGGCGATCCAGCTCGACCGAGAACCCGAAAGTCATGCGGATGTGTTCGTACaagcaaaggaaaaaaatccaCTACTTTTGTTTTGAAGGTTGCTCTGCGTCGACGCCTTTAGCAagcattttttccattttgtctGCAACAAAACACACGAGAGAAAAATCTCGACATCTTTGTACGTGATTCTCGCATTTCGTAGCACTGGAGGAAGGAACTTTCGGCCAGTTTTTGCCCGCAaattggtctttgtctccAGAGCAGAATTTTTCCTTGTAGCCGAGAAATGTATGGGATTGGCTACGGCTGTCAGGTGACGTCACTTATGACGTATCATCGCCCCGCCTTCTCCCTGCAGTGTCCTTGGCAGTTTGTCCTGCAGCGCCATCCAGCGAAAAAAGGTGTTTTCCGTCCACGAACGAGCTTCACTCGGGCTCGAGAGTTGGATTCGTGCTAGCGTGTTTGGCTTCTTTGCGTTTAGacagtttcctttttttgcccCGACTCTCATTTTAACGTACCGTAAACAAATCCGTACCCATTTCTCGCACGGGCAACAGATTGTCTGCCAGTTGTGTGACGATTAAATCGGGTCCAACAGTTGTGATAATCGGCCATTTTTTTCCCAAAGGCATCACTTGACTGTCTTGCCGATGACGACgttgtttattttcttcttcaatgaTCCCTCGTTGCAAAGTCTCTGAAAAGTGAAACTTtttgcaaataaaaattattactCACTCTGTGCTCATCACTCGTCATTCATCTTCTACATTCAGTTTAGTGCCGCGTGGTTGTGCATGTTCGACAGTTTCAAGAAATGAACCGATCGATGCGTGCGATGGCTGTGTCCATCGCTGTTGTAGTATTGCTAATTGGAACCAAATTAGTGAATTGTGATCAATGGCCGTTCCCCGAAAGCGAGGAGTACACTCTGGCCCACATCAACGTGTCTTACATCGATTCTGCCGCAGTCCACAACGACGCAGCGGATATGGGCAAATTCGGCAACGGCAGAGTCGGCAGCACAGCGGGACTTATCGTTCACGTTCGTTCGGCTAATTCGAGCTCACATTATGGTTGTGACATGATCTACGATAACGAGATACCTGTaataatgtttttcttttgattcgaattttttttcagtacGCATTAATATGTTTCCTCTCTTACGTTCACCCGATTTGAAAACCATACTCATAATTGACATTAACGATGTGTTATTACATTTCAAGGTAGTGCCGTGGATCGCCTTGGTACGTCGTGGGCGTTGCAATTTCGACGACAAATTGGAAGCGGCTGTTTTAAACAATGCGTCCGGTCTGGTCGTATACAATAACAAAGAGGACGGCCTCCAACGAATGACTTTACGCAATAAATATCGTAAGTGAAAcacattcgttttttttccaccctctctctctctctctatgcGGCCCCACCCTCAAACGTTACGCCTGGCTTAAAGCGGACAGTAAACGtcatttttctaaattatCGTCACTTTCAATAATTACGGTGGATCAAATAACGATACAGTTAAAACAGTATGGGAGGGGGCAACCAGGACAATAAGTGGAAAATTGGGTAACAGCATGGCGGTGTGTGACGTACCTGAGTCCGGTACTGCGGTTTTTGTTTGCAAGGAAAAGTGCGCGGTGAATACGACCAATAGAAACAAATTGTCATAGAGTCCAAGTGTCTATAAAGCCTGGCCTTTGTGTTGCAAAAGCGAACCATCTGATCGGcctattttctttccctcAGTCACCTTGGACCAAAAATGTACAAAAGCGAAACGCTTGCATACCTTTTCGtgtaaaaaagagagagaggacaCAGATTGCCTATTTATTCGTTCCAATCGATGATTAGATGTCTGTCAGTGGAGCGGAAATCGAAGCCGAGCATATCATGGGTACCAGTCGCAAAATCATTTCCTCGGAGGGCTCTTTTTGGCTACAAGACGGGCATGAGGGCCGCAGTGGTTTCGTACCATCATCTCTTTATTGATTTCCTTTCATCCAAGGTCTGCGACGTCGCACGACGAacccgtgtgtgtgtgtgtgcaaccTTTACAAGCATGTATACACAATTGCTGATCAAtagaataaagttcatttcgCTTTGGCGCATAACGATTCGCCTCTTATCGGAGCACCGGCTCATTACAATTTGCTTTCAAGTGTTTTGGGCTTGTACCGTTAGAATTGTTTATTGTAAGACTGTTATTGATCAATGCGAAGGATTTGCTAATGCTCTTCTAGTGGATTGAGACATGTATGGTGAAATTGATTCTGTTGGACGTGGAGAGAAAGCCTCGGTTGGTCGCAATGTTTGGGAATGAGAACGCTAACTTACCTGTATACGTTGGCCGAGGGAAGGTTATTAAGTAGAAAATGAAGCATTTTCTAAAGGGCCTTCACTTTCGTCTGGATTTTCTCTCGCGCATCGGCCGTGCGAACCATCTGGTGAAGAGAAAATATCTTCGTTAATCTCGTGGTATCTAGGGAAAACAGTGAAGCTTTCGCCAGGTGTGCTCCATGATATtgtcccatttcttttcttttttttttcgtcattaAAATTTGAGATGGTTGTCAACAATCGTCAGCACTTTCCAAACAGACCATCCGGGGATgacaccaacaaaaaaaaaaaaggaaaattagGATAGAAGTTTATCAAAGCAGCGAATGCGGAAGCCCAAACAAGATTTTAAAGGTCACGCTTTAAAGTAGTCAAGTCTTTTGTTTCCGTATGGATGGGGAAGGACATTTTGCGGTGGGTGTGTGCGATGATGGTTCATGCAGTCATCTCAAGGTGGACCAGTCGCCACTAGCGATCTCTTTCGCGTCTTAATGGAAGGAaaaatgtagaagtaaaagAGGCCAAGGTCTGCACACTCTGCGGTAGTGTTgtaagacacacacacacaaacgatCTAGTTACGCTTTCTATTCATTGTGCCGATTCATGGCCGCTggaagacaacaacaacttaACAAGTGTGCAATATTGGTTCTATTCTATAGGCAATTATTacggttttctctttttacttTGCTttcaaccgttttttttttctcttctttctagCGCTTGACGATGAAAAGTTTTAAAGCAGATGGTCGGGCTGATGCTGATAGATCACGGaattcccccctcttttttcttttcttttaatgaaaaagaaaaatatccaAAAGTCGAAGTCAGAGAGAAAAAGCGCTTACCATCTGCCGCCGGGACTGCAAATGGCATTAGTtacttttctttaatttttcaggACAACTTCTTTCGCCTTCCGCAGGGCGCTACGCCTCTATAAATTTTATATCGGTATTTCAgcgtcgtttttttttttttttttatcttttccgGAATGGAAAGTGCGACCTCGTTTTGCGATCAAATTCGAAATCTCCCGCCGAGTTGGAAAAGTTGTTGATCAGATTTCCTTCGATAAACACGAACTGGGTATTTAAATAGAGATTAGGCCCTCTTTATCCATAATAATCAATATCCCGTGAATGAAATGAAGGTTAGCAGTTGATTGGCTTCAAGCAGCAATCAACGTTACAATTTTGACGGGGAAAATAAACGCAGTTTTATCCCAAACTTTGAACGTTTCCTGCTGAATACATCACTGTCTCTTTTACGCGTTGGCGTTCACTATTTGTCCTATTGATCAGATaggcaaataaaaacaaagtttcCTCGACAGTAAAAGTAAAACGAATCTATAAACAGACGTATATAATGGGGTGCATcgattttttgtgtttctttttactattTGCACTGACATGGCGACTGCGTCCTTGGCAACAGGAAAACACccgcatttttttaaattgaatattCAACCTTGTCATTATTTAATCAGACCTTGTATTAGTGAACGTGCGTCAGAATTCTAAgtgattttctatttttaaattccgATAGGTGACAAAATCGTGGCCGTGTTTATCACGCGTGCCAAAGGTGAAGAATTGGCAGCTTTGGTCGACAATGGCACGCGTGTCATGATGCAAGTGACTGTCGGCGCTCATTACACCTACCGTTTCACCAATATCAACAGGTAGGAGACATTTAAGTATCTGTTACGCTGTCGGGAAAACTTTCTATGCAACATATGCTGGTGGGGAGTAATGGCGCGAAAGTAAAAGTCGTCGTTCCAGTCTATACTGTagccatttaaaaagaaaagcgctGCAGGAAGTCGACTACTTTCAAAAGAATCTAGTCGGATTAGCCATCTATCATTCACTGTGTATACACACACGTTTCTCTTCTTGTCTCAAAACTTTTATGATTGTAGTGTACTTACATAGGGGCCGGTATCGATTGATACGCGTCATATACTTTCGTATCAAAAGTAAGGGGGTTTCTTATCCCACATGATTGGCCTGATTCCCGCACTCTGTGAGGCTCTCCCATACGATGGAAATAAGAAAAGACGATGTTGTTTAGTCGTTATAACGCTTGTCTTAACACGTTGGGGGACCAATGTGAATCACATCTTACTCTCTTCTGACAAGCTTCGGTAACCTAGAAACGAATTGACGTGGCAATTGCATCAACTTTTCGTTTAAATAGCGCCAGTAGGGGATGTGCTTTTTAGGCTTTAGAGTGAGTCATTCGGGGAATTTGTCAAGTCACTCACATAGGCTACTATGTAATCTGTTTTGTGGCTTCTGAATTCTGACTATAACGGAAAGAACTGCGACAGATAGAATTTGGGCATTTTTGGGAGCTCATGACGCAGACATTGCGCTTTGTGAGGGCTAAAACGTGAGTGTTGAAAATCACGTGGTCGAGACGGATGGCCGAAAGATAGTAAGTAAGGTTCGGTCAATTTTATTTGCACATGGTTGTCGGTAGTAGGAAATGGCCTTTCTCTTATTCCACCAGAAGTTGTACGTCTCTTACGAAGCATTACGAGTTTTTTAGGGAAAGAGATCGGTGGCAAAACTACGTGCATAATCCAATTATGGACGAAAGGATTACGCGCGCTTCTACACGCCTGCGTTGTCTTTCTGCCCTTCTGTTATtataatttgtgttttttttttctctttccatcgCACAATATTCCCCCGTCTCTCTACCCGCATTTGACTTTATGGGTTGGTTTAAAAGTCGCGACCCAATTGCCCAACACCGGCACTCCATCAGAGTCTCTGAGCTTGACAACGTCAGTTTCGAGTCTGGGTGAAGTACCGTTTACAAAAGGCAGCTAGCAACGTACTCTGCATTCCTTGATAACGCAGTGTTTCGACACAACTTTGTGTGCGCATTTCGTTCTTTGTCAAGTACTTTACTTTCTTGAAAATTGAACGGTATTGATTgccaaaaaaggaaagcaaGAGAGCGTACTCGGGCCTTGATATTCTTTGCGAAAAGTTATTGAAAAAGCGAATCGAAAAGTTCAATTGTGAATCACTTCAACATGGATCCTACTGTTGCAACAGAGGAGACCTTTCTTTACGGCCGCAGACCCGTCAATATCTTCACATTTACGTCAATGGCGATGCGGATGTCTGCTTACTGGTCTGCCTCTGTTGTCGATAATAAACAAATCCATCTGCGTACACATGTCTTAACATTGGCCTTTATTTTTGGGCAATTTTCTGTTGGCAACGTAGGACATCCGTCATGTTCGTTTCCATCTCGTTTATCGTTCTGATGATGATCTCCCTGGCATGGCTCGTCTTTTACTACATTCAGCGTTTCCGCTA includes the following:
- the LOC116924801 gene encoding mediator of RNA polymerase II transcription subunit 18 isoform X2, producing the protein MLLFRHTAARRKMASNQNPISAIDMLTSALRSNIIPNQEYLLQGSVIDSSAEVLHNRLRGLCDAAETGPETFHDHEMCFSLKASSPGGTPQQQQSFLLRVRRALDHPEYPWQLRYLGQPELGEKNQPTVLRSCIDIACTPNVVEFLSELGCRIEFEYVLKGYLFRKGRMKVTMSKIFRMGQAKSPDSLEAMTGSYLVELSLLAPSGQDAVADEIKVFAEQLRPLVHLEKIDYRRLQSYS
- the LOC116924801 gene encoding mediator of RNA polymerase II transcription subunit 18 isoform X1 — translated: MTFGFSVELDRHKKKWMTGQSRLFKKMASNQNPISAIDMLTSALRSNIIPNQEYLLQGSVIDSSAEVLHNRLRGLCDAAETGPETFHDHEMCFSLKASSPGGTPQQQQSFLLRVRRALDHPEYPWQLRYLGQPELGEKNQPTVLRSCIDIACTPNVVEFLSELGCRIEFEYVLKGYLFRKGRMKVTMSKIFRMGQAKSPDSLEAMTGSYLVELSLLAPSGQDAVADEIKVFAEQLRPLVHLEKIDYRRLQSYS